In Zingiber officinale cultivar Zhangliang chromosome 6A, Zo_v1.1, whole genome shotgun sequence, a single genomic region encodes these proteins:
- the LOC121995739 gene encoding V-type proton ATPase subunit B 2 → MLGRIFNGSGKPIDNGPPILPEAYLDISGSSINPSERTYPEEMIQTGISTIDVMNSIARGQKIPLFSAAGLPHNEIAAQICRQAGLVKRLEKTDNLLEHGEEDNFAIVFAAMGVNMETAQFFKRDFEENGSMERVTLFLNLANDPTIERIITPRIALTTAEYLAYECGKHVLVILTDMSSYADALREVSAAREEVPGRRGYPGYMYTDLATIYERAGRIEGRKGSITQIPILTMPNDDITHPTPDLTGYITEGQIYIDRQLHNRQIYPPINVLPSLSRLMKSAIGEGMTRRDHADVSNQLYANYAIGKDVQAMKAVVGEEALSSEDLLYLEFLDKFERKFVSQGAYDTRNIFQSLDLAWTLLRIFPRELLHRIPAKTLDQYYSREAAH, encoded by the exons ATGCTTGGACGCATTTTTAATGGTTCTGGAAAGCCTATAGATAATGGCCCTCCTATTTTGCCAGAGGCTTATTTGGATATTTCTG GAAGTTCCATCAATCCTAGTGAAAGAACATATCCTGAAGAAATGATCCAAACAGGAATATCAACCATTGATGTTATGAATTCTATTGCTAGAGGACAGAAGATCCCCCTCTTTTCTGCTGCTGGTCTCCCACACAATGAAATAGCTGCTCAAATCTGTCGTCAGGCTGGTCTTGTGAAGCGTCTAGAAAAAACTGACAACCTTTTGGAG CATGGTGAAGAAGATAACTTCGCTATTGTATTTGCTGCGATgggagtcaacatggaaactgcACAATTTTTCAAGCGTGACTTCGAAGAGAACGGTTCGATGGAAAGAGTAACACTCTTTCTAAATTTg GCCAATGACCCCACTATTGAGCGTATTATCACTCCACGAATTGCTCTTACAACAGCTGAATATTTAGCTTATGAGTGTGGGAAGCACGTGCTTGTCATCTTAACTGACATGAGCTCATATGCGGATGCTCTTCGTGAG GTATCAGCAGCTCGAGAGGAGGTGCCAGGTAGACGTGGTTATCCTGGGTATATGTACACTGATCTGGCAACTATATATGAGCGAGCTGGACGCATAGAAGGAAGAAAAGGCTCTATTACACAGATACCCATCTTAACCATGCCAAATGATG ATATAACACATCCTACTCCCGATCTTACTGGTTATATCACTGAAGGTCAAATATATATTGATAGGCAGCTCCATAATCGTCAG ATATATCCTCCAATCAACGTTCTCCCTTCTTTATCTCGGTTGATGAAA AGTGCTATTGGTGAGGGCATGACTCGTCGTGATCATGCGGATGTTTCTAACCAG CTCTATGCGAACTATGCCATTGGAAAGGATGTGCAAGCAATGAAAGCAGTGGTGGGAGAGGAGGCTCTCTCATCTGAGGACTTG CTCTACCTGGAGTTCCTGGACAAGTTCGAAAGGAAATTCGTTTCACAAGGGGCCTACGACACCCGTAACATCTTCCAATCCCTTGATCTCGCATGGACTCTACTACGCATTTTTCCTCGCGAGCTTCTCCACCGTATTCCTGCAAAGACCTTAGATCAGTATTACAGCAGAGAGGCGGCACACTAA